Part of the Spiroplasma endosymbiont of Poecilobothrus nobilitatus genome is shown below.
TTTATTAAAACATCGCCGAAAACCGCTTGATATAATCGCTAAAAAATAATGAAATCAAAACAATTAGAAAACACCCAATTAAAATTTAAAACGTTAAATGGCCAAATTCAAATCGATGAAACATTTATTAAAGAAATCCACAAAGGTAATTTTAAAGATAAATTTGATAAAAGAAAAATTCATCTTGATTCATTTTCAGCCAACACTAAATGTTGGAATTACAAGGGTTTTTTGGACAAATTTTATGTAGAATAATAATTTCTGTATTGCACTGGTGTTAAATAATGGATAGGTTACAATTATTAGGACCATAATTATATAGACTTAAAAATTAGATAAAATTATTAAGAAAGAAGGAATATAAAAATGGTAAATAAAACTTCATACTCTGAATAATTTAAAAAACAAATTGTCATGCTATATAAAAATGGTAAAAGTGTTATTAATCTAGGGCAAGAATATAATTTACCAAAACCAACTATTTATAGTTGAGTTAAAAATTATAATAATTCTGGTTCATTTAAAGCAAAAGACAATCGCACACTAGAATAAAATGAAATAATAACTTTACGAAAAGAACTTAAAGACTTGAAAATGGAAAATGACATTTTAAAGCAAGCCGCACTGATAATGGCCAAAAAATAACAATAATTAATAACAACAAAACAAAATATTCAGTAAGAAAAATATGTAAGATTTTGGGTTTATCAAAATCAACGTATTATTATCAAACTAATAAATGTATTAACAAGCAAGTTAATAATTATGAACAAGAAATTATCAGTGCCTTTAATAAAAGTCGCAAAATTTATGGGGCTCGCAAAATTAAAGTTATTTTAAACAGAAAAGATATCATCTTATCGCGGCGAAAAATCAGATTCTTTATGATCAAAAATAATTTAGTTTCTAAATACACTAAATTAAAATATCATAATCATAAAACAACAGTCAATAATGACCAAATTAATAATATTTTAAATCGTCAATTTAACAACAAAAAACCTAATGAAGTTATTGTTAGTGATTTAACATATGTTCAAGTTGGCGCTAAATGACATTATATTTGTTTATTAATTGACTTGTTTAATCGCGAAATAATTGGTTATAGTGGCTGGGCCAAATAAAACAGCCGAACTGGTCCAACAAGCTTTTCATAAAATAACACGACCATTAAATAAAATAACTCTATTTAATACTGATCGTGGTAATGAGTTTAAAAATAAAATCATTGATGAAATTTTAATAACTTTTAATATTAAAAGATCATTAAGCAATAAAGGCTGCCCTTATGATAATGCTGTGGCTGAAACAACTTACAAAACTTTTAAAACTGAATTTATTAAGGGTAAAAAATTTAAAAATTTAACACAATTAAAATACGAACTTTTTGATTTTGTGCATTGATATAACAATATTCGAATTCATGGCAGTTTAAATTATTTATCTCCAGTTACTTTTATAAAACAAATGTCTATATAAAAAGTGTCCTAAAAAGTGTTGCCATTCCAGTTTTGAGTATTCTTGGGATTATTTGCTTTTAATTGATAGTAATATGTTGATCTAGCAAATTTCAATGTTTTACATAAATTAATAATTGGATATTTTGCTTTGTTATTTTTAATGATTGCTATTTTTTGCCGATTATCAGTGTTGCTTGCTTTAAAATGTCATTTTCCATTTCTAATTGTTTAACTTTTTTACGTAATTGAATTAATTCGTTTTCTTCTGGCGTTATATTGCCTTTAGCTTTAAATGATCCCGAGTTGCTAAATTGGTGAGCTCATTTCCAAACAGTAGATTTACCAATTTGATAATCATTGACTAATTGTTCAGGAGTTTGGCCCATTTTGTAAAGACCAACAATTTGTTGCTTAAATTCATCAGTATAATGATTCTTTGCCATAATTACACCTCCATTGTAGTTTAATTATAAATATTTACTCTACATTATTGTTGTCCAATTTATCTTAACCCATCCAATAAAGTTTTTTTAATGCATATGCAACTGGTGGAAAAATAGCAACCGCCAACAACATTTCTGGTAAATAATTCGTTGCTAAAATAATTCAAGTAAAAGTGTGAAAAAACGTTGTTGATCTGGGTCAGTATAAATTAAAGGACCAATAAAATACATAAAAACTAAAACAAAAATAGTATTTAATGTAGCTGCAGTAAAAGCAATGATAATATTATAAATTTTTAAATAATGTCGCTGGTATCAAGTCAATTCTGTAATTTGATTAGTATAAATTTTTGTTTCAATTTTAACTGAAGTTTTTGTTAAAAAATAAGCTAAAATACCAACACAAAGTCCCATTAAAACCCGTGGCACAACAGAAAACAATGGATTAAGAAAAATAAAACTAGTTGGACCTGGTGAAATTAGTGCTTGAATTAATGAGGATA
Proteins encoded:
- a CDS encoding transposase encodes the protein MAKNHYTDEFKQQIVGLYKMGQTPEQLVNDYQIGKSTVWKWAHQFSNSGSFKAKGNITPEENELIQLRKKVKQLEMENDILKQATLIIGKK
- a CDS encoding ECF transporter S component, producing MKKVTTRMITINSIIIAIFLLFVLFPSLGYITIGPVSLTLMHILFLIGMYALYITMNLNLIWAGLIYCIIFGLSSLIQALISPGPTSFIFLNPLFSVVPRVLMGLCVGILAYFLTKTSVKIETKIYTNQITELTWYQRHYLKIYNIIIAFTAATLNTIFVLVFMYFIGPLIYTDPDQQRFFTLLLELF